Proteins co-encoded in one Populus trichocarpa isolate Nisqually-1 chromosome 10, P.trichocarpa_v4.1, whole genome shotgun sequence genomic window:
- the LOC7475382 gene encoding serine/threonine-protein kinase PBL27 has product MGGCFPCFGSSNKEGSSGVGLVKELNNKDSLKEGSAGQSHHVGRVSSDKSKSRSGSDPKKEQSIPKDGPTANIAAQIFTFRELAAATKNFRPECLLGEGGFGRVYKGRIESTGQVVAVKQLDRNGLQGNREFLVEVLMLSLLHHPNLVNLIGYCADGDQRLLVYEFMPLGSLEDHLHDLPPGKEPLDWNTRMKIAAGAAKGLEYLHDKANPPVIYRDLKSSNILLDEGYHPKLSDFGLAKLGPVGDKTHVSTRVMGTYGYCAPEYAMTGQLTLKSDVYSFGVVFLELITGRKAIDNTRDPGEHNLVAWARPLFKDRRKFPKMADPLLQGRYPMRGLYQALAVAAMCLQEQAATRPLIGDVVTALTYLASQTYDPNAVNQSNRVGPSTPRNRDDRRGMADGLDSPDEHGRGGRNGSPSTYKNSPDYRKRDHVREFSTGAELGRSETGGSGRKWGLDDSDQQDSQRDSPVSTSRARETPRNRDLDRERAVAEAKVWGENWREKRRANAMGSFDGTNE; this is encoded by the exons ATGGGTGGGTGTTTTCCTTGTTTTGGGTCATCAAACAAGGAGGGTAGTAGTGGTGTTGGTCTTGTTAAAGAATTGAACAACAAGGATTCACTTAAAGAAGGTTCAGCTGGTCAGTCTCACCATGTTGGCAGAGTTAGTTCAG ACAAATCAAAATCTCGGAGTGGTTCTGATCCTAAGAAGGAACAATCAATTCCCAAAGATGGACCAACAGCTAACATTGCAGCACAGATATTTACATTCCGAGAATTAGCTGCTGCCACAAAGAACTTTAGACCAGAGTGCTTGTTAGGTGAAGGGGGTTTTGGGCGTGTTTACAAAGGTCGCATTGAGAGCACTGGCCAG GTAGTTGCTGTGAAACAGCTTGACCGAAATGGCCTTCAAGGAAATAGAGAATTTCTGGTGGAGGTTCTCATGCTCAGCCTCTTACACCATCCAAACCTTGTCAACTTGATTGGCTACTGTGCTGATGGGGACCAACGCCTCCTTGTTTATGAGTTTATGCCATTGGGATCATTGGAGGATCATTTACATG ATCTTCCCCCGGGCAAAGAGCCTCTGGACTGGAACACAAGGATGAAGATTGCAGCTGGTGCGGCTAAGGGATTGGAATACTTGCATGATAAAGCAAACCCTCCTGTCATATACCGGGACTTAAAATCATCCAACATCCTTCTTGATGAGGGTTATCATCCCAAGTTGTCAGATTTCGGACTTGCAAAGCTAGGTCCTGTTGGTGACAAGACACATGTCTCAACACGTGTGATGGGGACATATGGTTATTGTGCTCCAGAGTATGCCATGACTGGCCAACTTACTTTAAAGTCTGATGTCTATAGTTTTGGGGTTGTCTTTCTTGAACTTATCACAGGGCGCAAGGCAATTGATAACACCCGGGATCCTGGAGAGCATAATCTAGTTGCATGG GCAAGACCACTTTTCAAGGATCGTAGGAAATTCCCTAAAATGGCTGATCCACTGCTTCAAGGCCGTTATCCAATGCGAGGACTGTATCAAGCTCTTGCGGTTGCAGCTATGTGTTTGCAAGAGCAGGCTGCTACAAGGCCTCTAATAGGCGATGTTGTGACTGCTCTCACATATTTAGCTTCCCAAACCTATGACCCAAATGCTGTCAATCAAAGTAACAGAGTCGGACCATCTACACCTAGGAACAGAGATGATCGGAGGGGAATGGCTGATGGGCTGGATAGCCCAGACGAGCATGGACGTGGTGGGCGAAATGGTTCCCCTTCCACTTACAAAAACTCACCTGATTATAGGAAACGGGACCATGTTAGGGAATTCAGCACTGGTGCAGAATTAGGAAGGAGTGAAACAGGTGGATCTGGCAGAAAATGGGGTTTGGATGACTCAGACCAACAGGATTCTCAGAGAGATAGTCCTGTGAGTACCAGCAGAGCAAGGGAAACTCCAAGAAATCGTGATTTAGATAGAGAACGAGCGGTTGCAGAAGCAAAAGTATGGGGTGAAAATTGGAGAGAGAAAAGGCGGGCGAATGCGATGGGTAGTTTTGATGGTACAAACGAGTGA